In Desulfovibrio sp. 86, the following proteins share a genomic window:
- a CDS encoding four-carbon acid sugar kinase family protein, giving the protein MNPSWLIVADDLTGAADCAIAFAKSGMPASVIFEGGEAADVPGGVVAVDVASRALSAAQAEKAHICLLEQRFARPMRLYKKLDSLMRGQPMAETAATIEVLRKLGGPSFLIMAPAFPATGRTTVNGCVLVNGEPLEATEVWARDHSYPSGNLVENLGAVGVKTYGITLDVVRSGADKVMALVRDCMDKGFDGVVCDAETPDDLAIIAEATYPLADGVFFAGTGGLAVPLARMSAPGRGGVTISVPATDRGILMVVGSLVKVSRQALRFVLDTKPALHVPFTPAELTAASDAALEERGQEIREALLAGRDVVAEIVEVDDPDLSKGGGLASRLAAALHGVLEASGGLVATGGETAAMLMARAGIHGIQLVTEVESGVPVGLTLGRHALPVITKAGSFGSEHTLARCLEYIRAANYKGELA; this is encoded by the coding sequence ATGAATCCATCTTGGCTTATTGTCGCGGATGATCTTACGGGTGCGGCAGACTGCGCCATCGCCTTTGCCAAAAGCGGCATGCCCGCTTCGGTGATTTTTGAAGGCGGCGAGGCTGCGGACGTGCCCGGCGGAGTCGTGGCCGTGGATGTGGCAAGCCGGGCCCTTTCGGCCGCGCAGGCGGAAAAGGCCCATATTTGCCTGCTGGAACAGCGGTTTGCCCGGCCCATGCGGCTTTACAAAAAACTTGATTCCCTCATGCGCGGACAGCCCATGGCGGAAACCGCAGCCACCATTGAAGTGCTGCGCAAGCTCGGCGGCCCTTCTTTTTTGATTATGGCTCCCGCCTTTCCGGCCACTGGCAGAACGACGGTCAATGGCTGCGTGCTGGTCAACGGCGAACCCCTTGAAGCCACTGAGGTTTGGGCAAGGGATCACAGCTATCCCAGCGGCAATCTGGTGGAAAACCTTGGAGCGGTCGGCGTAAAAACGTACGGCATCACCCTGGATGTGGTGCGGAGCGGCGCTGACAAGGTTATGGCTCTGGTGCGCGACTGCATGGATAAAGGCTTTGACGGCGTTGTGTGTGATGCTGAAACGCCCGATGACCTTGCAATCATTGCCGAGGCTACCTATCCTTTGGCGGATGGGGTTTTCTTCGCGGGAACCGGGGGCCTCGCCGTGCCGCTGGCGCGCATGTCCGCTCCGGGTCGGGGTGGCGTGACCATTTCCGTTCCGGCAACGGATCGCGGTATCCTTATGGTGGTGGGCAGTCTGGTAAAGGTTTCGCGCCAGGCCTTGCGGTTTGTGCTGGATACGAAACCTGCGCTCCACGTGCCCTTTACGCCCGCCGAACTGACTGCCGCCAGTGACGCGGCACTGGAAGAGCGCGGGCAGGAAATCAGGGAGGCGCTGCTTGCAGGACGTGACGTTGTGGCGGAAATTGTCGAGGTTGACGATCCTGACCTCTCCAAAGGCGGCGGTCTCGCCAGCCGTCTGGCCGCAGCGCTGCATGGCGTTCTTGAGGCTTCAGGCGGCCTTGTGGCCACCGGAGGCGAAACGGCCGCCATGCTTATGGCCCGTGCCGGCATTCACGGCATACAGCTTGTGACCGAGGTTGAAAGCGGCGTGCCCGTGGGGCTGACCTTGGGCAGGCATGCCTTGCCCGTTATCACCAAGGCCGGTTCGTTCGGTTCCGAGCATACTCTGGCCAGATGCCTGGAATATATACGCGCTGCAAATTACAAAGGAGAACTGGCTTGA
- a CDS encoding 2-keto-3-deoxygluconate permease, producing MQIKKTMERVPGGLMVIPLLLGALCNTFFPNTPKIFGSFTGGLFTGATSILAVYYVCMGATISFKTTPYIIKKGGVLFMAKVGMAAIIGIIAGQFLGEAPVEEGFFAGISTLAIVAALNDTNGGLYMALMGQYGRPRDVAAYSIMCLESGPFLTMVTLGVAGLSAFPWQMMVGAIFPLILGMILGNLDKDMRDFLKAAPAVLIPFFAFALGTGLDLSKVWNAGLLGVGLGFCVVIVTGVVLFVGDRLTGGTGVAGLAASSTAGNAAAVPMIIAQANPVYAPAAQQATVLVAACVVVTAILTPLLTAWGAKTFGAPKDLPDENEA from the coding sequence ATGCAGATCAAAAAGACTATGGAACGGGTTCCTGGCGGGCTTATGGTCATTCCGCTGTTGCTTGGCGCGCTTTGCAATACCTTTTTCCCCAATACGCCAAAAATATTCGGTTCTTTCACTGGCGGTCTTTTTACAGGGGCCACAAGCATTCTGGCCGTTTACTATGTCTGCATGGGTGCGACCATCAGTTTTAAAACTACCCCTTACATCATCAAGAAGGGGGGAGTTCTCTTTATGGCCAAGGTGGGCATGGCCGCCATCATCGGCATTATCGCCGGACAGTTTCTTGGCGAGGCCCCGGTGGAAGAAGGCTTTTTTGCCGGCATTTCCACCCTGGCCATAGTGGCCGCCCTTAACGACACCAACGGCGGGCTGTATATGGCCCTCATGGGCCAATACGGCAGACCCAGGGATGTTGCCGCGTACTCCATCATGTGTCTTGAGTCCGGACCTTTTCTTACCATGGTGACGCTGGGCGTGGCCGGTCTTTCGGCCTTTCCCTGGCAAATGATGGTTGGCGCCATCTTCCCTCTGATTCTGGGCATGATTCTTGGCAATCTTGACAAGGATATGAGAGATTTTCTCAAGGCCGCTCCTGCGGTGCTCATCCCGTTTTTCGCCTTTGCGCTCGGTACCGGGCTTGATCTTTCCAAAGTCTGGAATGCGGGATTGCTTGGCGTTGGGCTTGGTTTTTGTGTCGTGATCGTCACTGGCGTGGTTCTTTTTGTCGGTGACCGCCTGACCGGAGGCACGGGTGTTGCCGGTCTGGCCGCATCCTCAACCGCTGGCAACGCCGCCGCCGTACCTATGATCATTGCCCAGGCCAATCCCGTCTATGCGCCTGCCGCGCAGCAGGCGACAGTGCTTGTGGCAGCCTGCGTGGTGGTCACGGCCATTCTCACCCCCCTTCTCACGGCATGGGGAGCCAAGACTTTTGGCGCGCCCAAGGATCTGCCGGATGAAAATGAGGCCTAG
- a CDS encoding DeoR/GlpR family DNA-binding transcription regulator, protein MRRSRERRMAMLEAIASGANDIKLLAEKFGVSFSTVRRDLQRLSKEKAVARTYGGAMLAPCIQEENYPVREWQHRAAKQAIAQAAAAQVGDGETIILDGGSTVTSMARFLYDKELTVITNNIKLTAILADAPNIKTIFLGGSIRPISMSAYGPFAEDALRCLTADRAFTSGNGLVADRGLCEATMEQISLKLLMMRQAKETFVLVDASKLGGASQPVWAQLPLTWTLVTDADENLCLPFVQAGARLLCVKASGADGDAREE, encoded by the coding sequence ATGCGGCGCAGCAGAGAACGGCGTATGGCCATGCTCGAAGCCATCGCGAGCGGAGCCAACGACATAAAATTATTGGCTGAAAAATTTGGAGTTTCTTTTTCCACTGTACGGCGCGATTTGCAAAGACTCTCCAAAGAAAAAGCCGTGGCCCGCACCTATGGCGGCGCTATGCTTGCGCCCTGTATTCAGGAAGAAAACTATCCCGTGCGCGAATGGCAGCACCGTGCTGCCAAGCAGGCCATAGCCCAGGCAGCGGCGGCACAGGTCGGGGACGGAGAAACCATCATCCTTGACGGCGGCTCCACCGTCACCTCCATGGCCCGTTTTCTGTATGACAAAGAGCTTACCGTCATCACGAATAATATTAAGCTCACCGCCATCCTTGCGGATGCGCCCAATATAAAAACCATCTTTCTGGGCGGCTCCATCCGGCCAATCAGCATGAGCGCGTACGGGCCTTTCGCCGAAGACGCCCTGCGCTGCCTTACGGCCGACAGGGCGTTTACCAGCGGCAACGGCCTCGTCGCCGACCGTGGCCTGTGCGAAGCCACGATGGAGCAAATATCGCTCAAGCTTCTCATGATGCGCCAGGCCAAGGAAACGTTCGTACTGGTTGACGCCTCCAAACTGGGCGGCGCTTCACAGCCGGTCTGGGCGCAACTGCCGCTGACCTGGACCCTTGTCACCGACGCGGATGAAAATCTTTGCCTGCCCTTTGTACAGGCTGGGGCAAGGCTGCTCTGCGTCAAAGCTTCCGGCGCTGATGGCGACGCCAGGGAAGAATGA
- a CDS encoding lysylphosphatidylglycerol synthase domain-containing protein has translation MKKYLRYIGPLLISAIFLLAVYLLYHKLKSYSVVQIRESLNQISSGRIALSLALMVVNYIILVGYDWLALKAIHKSLPLPRVGLVSFVGQAVSYNFGALLGGTSVRYRFYSAWGFSLSDIVRLVLMLAVTFWVGALGLCGVIFMVAPPIIPDELLLRMPLKDVRILGVILFAIACSYLALCFFIRKPVHFFGKEFVFPPPRIAIAQALVAGVDIVAAAACMYVLLPSDMGISFIDFLPSYLMAQVAVVLTHIPGGVGVFELVILHLTHTSHEQMVFAAVLLFRLIYFIIPLLAAALLLAVYEVRQRRDMLRSTGRWLSLLSHTISSYMCFSAGVILLISSTLPLGRHALAMLHMMGPYHVTTIGHFVSCLSGAALLFVSYGLERRQARAFRMAVAFLCLGIVGALLNGFSWLTAAMVCVVLLALCMAKRRFYRTSFFWQEPIPLFWLGGAFAVLVLVGALGWTLYHTAWSHSANWWANAAPNATRNTYAFIGIAVGLALSWMWRSALRARARRHKKA, from the coding sequence ATGAAAAAATACTTACGATATATCGGGCCGTTATTGATCTCCGCCATTTTTCTGCTGGCGGTATATCTTTTGTATCACAAGCTCAAAAGTTATAGCGTCGTCCAGATCCGTGAAAGTCTCAACCAGATATCCAGCGGCCGCATTGCCTTGTCGCTTGCGCTGATGGTGGTAAACTACATAATTCTGGTGGGATATGACTGGCTGGCCCTCAAGGCCATCCACAAAAGTCTGCCCCTGCCGCGCGTGGGCCTTGTGTCCTTTGTGGGACAGGCCGTGAGCTACAACTTTGGCGCCCTGTTGGGCGGCACCAGCGTGCGCTACCGGTTTTATTCGGCTTGGGGTTTTTCACTGTCGGATATTGTGCGCCTTGTGCTCATGCTGGCCGTGACATTCTGGGTAGGGGCGCTGGGGCTGTGCGGCGTCATCTTTATGGTCGCGCCCCCCATTATCCCTGATGAACTGCTGCTCAGGATGCCGCTGAAAGACGTGCGCATCCTGGGCGTGATTCTTTTTGCCATTGCCTGCTCCTATCTGGCCCTCTGTTTCTTCATCCGCAAGCCTGTGCATTTTTTCGGCAAGGAATTCGTCTTCCCGCCGCCGCGCATAGCCATTGCGCAGGCGCTGGTGGCCGGCGTCGATATTGTGGCCGCGGCCGCCTGCATGTACGTGCTTTTGCCCAGCGATATGGGCATAAGCTTTATAGACTTTTTGCCAAGTTATCTCATGGCTCAGGTGGCTGTGGTGCTGACGCACATTCCTGGCGGGGTGGGCGTTTTTGAGCTGGTTATCCTGCACCTTACCCACACGTCGCACGAGCAGATGGTTTTTGCCGCCGTGCTGCTGTTCCGGCTCATCTATTTCATCATTCCCCTGCTGGCAGCGGCCCTGCTGCTGGCTGTCTACGAAGTGCGCCAGCGGCGCGACATGCTGCGCAGCACGGGGCGCTGGCTTTCGCTGCTTTCGCACACCATTTCGTCCTATATGTGTTTTTCGGCAGGTGTTATTCTGCTCATATCGTCCACATTGCCCCTGGGGCGTCATGCCCTTGCCATGCTGCATATGATGGGGCCCTATCATGTGACGACCATAGGGCATTTTGTCAGTTGTCTGTCGGGCGCGGCTCTGCTGTTCGTCTCCTACGGTCTGGAGCGCAGACAGGCGCGCGCTTTTCGCATGGCAGTCGCCTTTTTGTGCCTGGGCATTGTGGGCGCGCTGCTCAACGGTTTTTCCTGGCTGACGGCGGCAATGGTGTGCGTGGTGCTGCTGGCCCTGTGCATGGCCAAGAGGCGCTTTTACAGGACGTCCTTTTTCTGGCAGGAGCCCATCCCCCTGTTCTGGCTGGGAGGCGCGTTTGCCGTACTTGTATTGGTTGGCGCTCTGGGGTGGACCTTATACCATACGGCATGGAGCCATTCCGCCAACTGGTGGGCCAATGCCGCTCCCAATGCCACGCGCAACACCTATGCCTTTATCGGCATTGCAGTGGGGCTGGCGCTTTCATGGATGTGGCGCTCGGCTTTGCGCGCCCGCGCGCGCAGGCATAAAAAAGCTTGA
- the greA gene encoding transcription elongation factor GreA, with protein MTSIPISVQGYKALEDELARLKSERPAIIQAIKEAREEGDLRENAGYDAARERQGMAEARIKYIESRMALYQVIDLDTLRGDKVIFGATVEMEDVDNGETKTYTILGPDEADPTRGSISFLSPVGQALLSREVGDEVSVEIPRGRVTYEITGITFKGSKALK; from the coding sequence ATGACTAGCATCCCCATTTCCGTACAAGGCTACAAGGCTCTGGAAGACGAACTGGCCCGCCTGAAGAGCGAGCGCCCGGCCATTATTCAGGCCATCAAGGAAGCCAGAGAAGAAGGCGACCTGCGCGAAAACGCCGGCTATGACGCCGCGCGCGAGCGCCAGGGCATGGCCGAAGCGCGCATCAAGTACATTGAATCGCGCATGGCTCTCTACCAGGTCATTGACCTTGATACGCTTCGTGGCGACAAGGTCATTTTTGGCGCAACCGTTGAAATGGAAGACGTGGACAACGGCGAAACCAAGACCTACACCATTCTGGGACCCGACGAAGCCGACCCCACCAGGGGCTCCATCTCTTTTCTTTCGCCTGTGGGGCAAGCCCTGCTGAGCAGGGAAGTGGGCGATGAAGTTTCCGTGGAAATTCCGCGCGGCCGCGTCACCTATGAAATCACGGGCATCACCTTTAAGGGCAGCAAGGCCCTCAAATAG
- a CDS encoding glycosyltransferase has translation MSTVRENRPWLTILLQVCPPFSPEACCAALEAAGAGGQNLVALCHESERECALAAGRDLVRRGALHAFRCHSPQVGEHLLEEANRAAQQARTPYLLILSSSVVLAPDSLPPLLQRLDAEPDLAGVNPLFLYDQKAFSFSVESNPIVCDQPGQGACIAHMGCVADYFGQLQYLYEGLPLDHVLAGKRRRFQVGHAGALLLRREDFLTAGGFNAALDNLAHMDLCLKLAAPVPDKPLRAFSSEPSSRAVLSDDLDAWKTCGLWNSLLQRERLRDDLLRPDHADMARADGLEYICSRWLWGQAWPSAETTDEPAPDGEGGGLAVWLRWRHDPQPRTLLPLLHSMPPRQRALAVQLCRDLPSSLPSTLSWYIFAAEKLLACGKKDGLPLLAARAAEWLVHAEEFRIHDLQPGLKSLRDAGMYDMGLDNCPAAFDAWIELEERAELSERAEQERSKESRRAMENFDRLDMGGTWPCIAVVMPVYNPRPEHLRAALDSVLAQEYPHWQLCVADDASTVNEIPEILREYAAQEGRMRLALREQNGHISRASNTALELVDAPWTGFLDHDDLLPAHALREVAARVRQNPELVLIYSDEDKVDARGVRRTPIFKADFDPWLCAVWHFSVYATEKLRQVNGLRAGFEGSQDFDLSLRVAENLRPERVAHIPQILYHWRVHAQSASGSLGAKPYVLEATRRALDESACRRGLRATAAPTARNNFFVLHHEVDSLLRCSVVLLAADATPVPAPLWDDLLRLSRLVCLEVLCQPLNTAAADAFKRSPPQSCLNARLLPPPGRSEDGNWHAACNAAARAASGQVLLFLDARLFPLPGSQPEQLAVLALLENVGAVGGTLWLGNRLWHTGLMPDVTGLPFALHRGADKELLSSICWGQLLLTRRALAAPEQAMAVRRDVFLEHGGYDIAMGPWAGADLGLRLAAAGTHSLNCPWGQWHVPLQPGKALENVVSAEGVLERQRTTPQTRENFLARWGGIVRGSGLRNALLRAAPDQGWALMLKGNF, from the coding sequence ATGAGTACTGTGCGTGAAAACAGGCCGTGGCTGACCATTTTGCTCCAGGTATGCCCACCGTTTTCGCCCGAGGCATGCTGCGCTGCTCTTGAGGCGGCCGGTGCTGGCGGGCAGAACCTTGTGGCGCTTTGCCACGAAAGTGAGCGCGAGTGCGCCCTGGCAGCGGGGCGCGATTTGGTGCGCCGTGGAGCCTTGCACGCCTTTCGCTGCCACAGCCCACAGGTTGGTGAACATCTGCTGGAAGAAGCCAACCGGGCCGCACAGCAGGCGCGAACCCCCTATCTTCTGATTCTTTCGTCATCTGTGGTGCTTGCACCCGACAGCCTGCCGCCATTACTGCAAAGGCTGGATGCGGAGCCCGACCTTGCAGGGGTGAATCCCCTCTTCCTCTATGACCAAAAGGCTTTCAGCTTTTCTGTCGAGTCGAACCCGATTGTGTGCGATCAGCCGGGGCAGGGGGCGTGCATAGCCCATATGGGGTGCGTGGCCGACTATTTCGGTCAGTTGCAGTATCTTTATGAAGGGCTGCCCCTGGATCATGTCCTAGCCGGAAAGCGTCGCCGTTTTCAGGTGGGACATGCGGGGGCCCTGCTGCTGCGGCGCGAAGATTTTCTGACAGCCGGTGGGTTCAATGCCGCGCTGGACAACCTTGCCCACATGGATTTGTGCCTGAAACTGGCGGCCCCTGTTCCGGATAAACCCCTGCGGGCTTTCAGCAGCGAGCCTTCGTCGCGGGCTGTTCTCAGCGATGACCTTGACGCCTGGAAGACCTGTGGACTCTGGAACAGCCTTCTTCAGCGTGAGCGCCTGAGGGATGACTTGCTGCGTCCTGACCATGCAGACATGGCGCGGGCAGACGGGCTGGAATACATCTGTTCGCGCTGGCTGTGGGGCCAGGCATGGCCGTCCGCAGAAACAACGGACGAGCCCGCGCCGGATGGGGAAGGGGGCGGTCTGGCGGTCTGGCTGCGCTGGCGGCATGACCCGCAACCCCGCACCCTGCTGCCACTGCTTCACAGTATGCCGCCACGGCAGCGCGCCCTTGCCGTGCAGCTTTGCCGCGATCTTCCCTCCAGTCTGCCTTCCACCTTGTCCTGGTATATTTTTGCGGCCGAAAAGCTGCTGGCCTGCGGCAAAAAGGACGGCCTGCCCCTGCTTGCGGCCAGAGCGGCGGAGTGGCTGGTCCATGCAGAAGAGTTCCGGATTCATGACCTGCAACCGGGGCTCAAGTCCTTACGCGATGCAGGTATGTACGACATGGGGCTGGACAATTGTCCTGCCGCTTTTGACGCCTGGATTGAGTTGGAAGAGCGGGCAGAGTTATCAGAACGGGCAGAACAAGAAAGGTCGAAAGAATCGCGCCGGGCAATGGAAAATTTTGACCGTCTGGATATGGGAGGAACCTGGCCTTGCATTGCCGTGGTGATGCCTGTTTATAATCCTCGGCCAGAACACCTGCGTGCGGCTCTGGATTCGGTACTGGCTCAGGAATACCCGCACTGGCAGCTCTGCGTGGCCGACGATGCCTCAACGGTCAATGAAATTCCTGAAATACTGCGCGAGTATGCGGCGCAGGAAGGGCGCATGCGCCTGGCCTTGCGGGAGCAGAACGGACACATCTCCAGAGCGTCCAATACGGCTCTAGAGCTGGTGGACGCCCCCTGGACGGGATTTCTGGATCATGACGATCTGCTGCCTGCGCACGCGCTGCGGGAGGTTGCGGCTCGTGTGCGGCAAAACCCTGAACTGGTGCTGATCTATTCTGATGAAGACAAGGTGGACGCCAGAGGCGTACGGCGCACGCCCATTTTCAAGGCTGATTTTGACCCCTGGCTCTGTGCCGTATGGCATTTTTCTGTGTATGCCACAGAAAAGCTGCGTCAGGTCAACGGCCTGAGAGCGGGATTTGAAGGCTCGCAGGATTTTGACCTCAGTTTGCGGGTGGCTGAAAACCTGCGGCCGGAGCGCGTGGCCCATATTCCCCAGATTCTCTATCATTGGCGCGTTCACGCCCAGAGCGCCAGTGGTTCTTTGGGGGCCAAGCCCTATGTTCTTGAGGCCACACGACGCGCTCTTGATGAAAGTGCTTGCCGAAGAGGACTGCGGGCTACGGCGGCGCCCACTGCCCGCAATAATTTTTTTGTGCTGCACCACGAAGTAGACTCCCTTTTACGGTGCAGCGTGGTGCTTCTGGCTGCGGACGCCACGCCTGTACCAGCGCCCCTGTGGGATGATCTGCTACGGTTGTCGCGCCTGGTTTGCCTGGAGGTGCTCTGTCAGCCCCTGAACACAGCGGCAGCCGATGCTTTTAAACGTTCCCCCCCGCAGTCTTGCCTGAACGCGCGTCTTTTGCCCCCTCCGGGGAGGAGTGAGGACGGGAACTGGCATGCAGCCTGCAATGCGGCCGCCAGGGCTGCTTCAGGTCAGGTGTTGTTGTTTCTTGACGCGCGTCTGTTCCCTTTGCCGGGCAGCCAGCCCGAACAGCTTGCCGTTCTGGCGCTGCTGGAAAATGTGGGCGCTGTGGGCGGAACCCTGTGGCTCGGCAACCGCCTCTGGCACACCGGGCTTATGCCGGATGTCACAGGGCTGCCTTTTGCCCTGCACCGGGGGGCCGACAAAGAACTGCTTTCGTCCATCTGCTGGGGGCAGCTTTTGCTCACACGGCGTGCGCTGGCCGCGCCGGAGCAGGCCATGGCCGTGCGCCGCGACGTTTTTCTTGAGCATGGGGGGTATGATATTGCTATGGGGCCATGGGCCGGAGCCGATCTTGGCTTGCGGCTGGCCGCAGCGGGAACGCACAGCCTGAACTGCCCGTGGGGACAATGGCATGTTCCTCTGCAGCCTGGAAAGGCCCTGGAAAATGTGGTGAGTGCGGAAGGCGTTCTGGAACGGCAACGCACTACGCCCCAGACGCGGGAGAATTTTCTCGCGCGCTGGGGCGGGATTGTACGCGGGAGCGGCCTGCGTAATGCGCTGTTGCGCGCGGCCCCCGATCAGGGCTGGGCCCTGATGCTGAAAGGAAATTTCTAG
- a CDS encoding glycosyltransferase family 2 protein yields MPPLVSVIIPAYNSRAHVARALSSLERQREKSLEVEVIVVDDGSTDGTADFVCSRFPLARCITQDHAGLTAARNTGIDAATGDYIAFLDADDLLCRGCLHSGIEALARHDADISVCLCLNYVEGKDEGHFWPLRLGQYPLHLWHSNVSPVHTFMCRRAVFASLRFTPLPACEDWFFWFQCGQAGFRFTCNTEGMAVYVHRQEGLAQTVGGQRTDMRVHLAIGRHLRQADGLPPEGLFAAAVAHLAGALTCASNPMQHHADNVRQLLEEAEHTLALALKSKDSAHQPGLAEQCHMLQACALACGLSGEAAELTRGIRTLGQCICPGINDFTDGEQVHAAWREAFARTAVPPSIMAQTLRAHFEPTDLVIPVL; encoded by the coding sequence ATGCCGCCGCTTGTTTCAGTGATCATCCCCGCCTACAACAGCCGTGCCCACGTGGCTCGCGCACTGTCCAGCCTTGAAAGACAGAGAGAAAAAAGCCTTGAGGTGGAAGTCATTGTGGTGGATGACGGCTCCACGGACGGAACTGCCGATTTTGTGTGTTCCCGCTTTCCTCTGGCGCGTTGCATCACGCAAGACCATGCCGGGCTGACTGCAGCCCGCAATACGGGCATTGATGCCGCCACGGGCGACTACATTGCATTTCTTGATGCGGACGACCTTCTGTGCCGGGGCTGTCTGCATTCGGGAATCGAAGCCCTTGCCCGCCACGATGCGGACATCAGCGTGTGCCTGTGCCTCAACTACGTGGAAGGAAAGGACGAAGGCCACTTCTGGCCCCTGCGCCTCGGCCAATACCCTCTGCATCTGTGGCATTCCAATGTTTCGCCTGTTCACACCTTCATGTGCAGGCGCGCCGTGTTCGCCAGCCTGCGGTTCACCCCCCTTCCCGCCTGCGAGGACTGGTTTTTCTGGTTCCAGTGCGGTCAGGCCGGCTTTCGCTTTACCTGCAATACAGAAGGCATGGCCGTATACGTCCACCGGCAGGAAGGTCTTGCGCAAACCGTGGGCGGGCAGCGCACAGACATGCGCGTGCACCTTGCCATAGGCCGCCATTTGCGCCAGGCCGACGGCCTGCCCCCGGAAGGGCTGTTCGCCGCCGCCGTGGCGCATCTTGCGGGAGCGCTCACCTGCGCCTCAAACCCAATGCAGCACCATGCCGATAATGTGCGCCAGCTGCTTGAGGAAGCCGAACACACCTTGGCGCTGGCCCTGAAGAGCAAGGATTCTGCCCACCAGCCGGGGCTGGCGGAGCAGTGCCACATGCTCCAGGCCTGCGCCCTCGCCTGCGGATTGTCCGGCGAGGCTGCAGAACTGACTCGGGGCATCCGCACTCTCGGCCAGTGTATCTGTCCCGGCATAAATGATTTCACTGACGGCGAGCAGGTACACGCCGCGTGGCGCGAAGCCTTTGCCCGGACGGCGGTGCCGCCCTCCATCATGGCGCAAACACTGCGCGCGCACTTTGAGCCAACCGACCTTGTCATACCCGTACTCTGA
- a CDS encoding AI-2E family transporter, translated as MTQTLPRLLYLLAVLACYLLLMHNPVTIFMAACLSCLTLPQYHRLRQKARYWRMQIERNTPDSRKRRTLLALSHSTPLYAYISMLVASLVVPVAVLVLLVSPQAAAGFTRLRELQANNFQLPLEWVAYIQEWRQGLTEHPRLERIFNDLLLKLDSFFDSAMSVLLSRGVDFLGGTMTVLWTSFLFISLTVIFTVYSRHIRKITGRVFHISQPLLRRFIAAIHRALRGIMLGIVLVALAQGLMCGVAFAVAGVNQPAFWGLLATLVAPIPMVGTALVWVPLCISLWFTGKTMAAIALALWGLLAVAGVDNVLRPLFLRQGIKAPFFVLIISILCGLSSFGPVGLIVGPVLLAFAMQAVEEANRAYRYNV; from the coding sequence ATGACACAGACACTGCCCCGTTTGCTCTATCTGCTAGCTGTACTGGCCTGCTATCTGTTGTTGATGCACAATCCCGTCACGATTTTCATGGCTGCCTGCCTGTCCTGCCTGACCCTGCCGCAGTACCACAGACTTCGCCAAAAAGCGCGGTACTGGCGCATGCAGATTGAGAGAAACACGCCAGACTCCCGCAAACGCCGCACCCTGCTTGCCCTTTCGCACTCCACGCCGCTTTACGCATATATCAGCATGCTGGTGGCGTCACTTGTGGTGCCTGTGGCCGTGCTGGTGCTTCTGGTGTCGCCCCAGGCGGCGGCCGGGTTTACGCGCCTGCGTGAACTGCAGGCCAACAACTTTCAGCTGCCGCTGGAATGGGTGGCCTACATACAGGAGTGGCGGCAAGGCCTGACGGAACACCCCCGCCTGGAGCGTATTTTCAACGACCTGCTCCTGAAACTGGACAGTTTTTTTGACAGCGCCATGAGCGTACTGCTGTCGCGCGGGGTGGATTTTCTGGGCGGCACCATGACCGTGCTCTGGACCAGCTTTCTTTTCATAAGCCTGACTGTGATCTTCACGGTCTATTCCCGCCACATCCGCAAGATTACCGGCAGGGTATTCCACATTTCCCAGCCCCTGCTCCGGCGCTTTATTGCCGCCATTCACAGAGCCTTGCGCGGCATCATGCTCGGCATTGTTCTGGTGGCTCTTGCCCAGGGGCTTATGTGCGGCGTCGCCTTTGCCGTGGCTGGCGTCAACCAGCCCGCGTTCTGGGGATTGCTTGCCACCCTTGTGGCTCCCATCCCCATGGTGGGCACAGCGCTGGTGTGGGTTCCCCTTTGCATTTCACTCTGGTTCACAGGCAAGACCATGGCCGCCATCGCCCTGGCGCTGTGGGGCTTACTGGCTGTTGCTGGCGTAGACAACGTACTGCGCCCGCTGTTTTTGCGGCAGGGCATCAAGGCCCCGTTTTTTGTACTGATTATCTCCATCCTCTGCGGACTTTCCAGCTTTGGGCCAGTGGGACTTATCGTCGGCCCTGTGTTGCTGGCTTTTGCCATGCAGGCGGTGGAGGAAGCCAACCGCGCATACAGGTATAATGTTTAA